AGTAAGGGAGATCCTCGACGAGTCAACCATGTGAAGGGACGATCCTTGCCTTCTATTTGGAAATAGAACGATCGCTCATTCAAAGTGGTGGTGTTTGATGCTCTTGCCTTCCGCGTACATGATCGTTGCTTCGCAGATGTTGGTGGCCAGGTCCGCAACACGTTCCAGGGCGCGGTCAATGATAATCATGCTTACCGCCCTTCGGATGGCCGGCGTGTCCTTCATCATCTGATCCAACAGCTTGTGTACGATCTCCGTAGCCAATGCGTCGGCCTCGTCGTCTCGCTTGCATACTTCCCTGGCGAGTCTGGTATCCTTGCTGATAAAGGAATTGATGGCGTCCTGGAGCATGGTCAGCGCCACATTTCCGAGAGCTTCGATTTCTACCTGGAACGGTAATGGCGGCCGCTCATTGAGTTCAACGGCCCGCTCAGCTATATTGACCGCAAGATCGCCCACCCGTTCGATATCCGCATTAATTCTGATGATGGAGGTGATGAATCTCAGATCCACGGCTAGGGGTTGCCTTAGGGCCAGCAGCCTCAAGCTCTCTTCGTCGATGCGGATTTCCAGTTCGTCGATTCGAGCATCGCCGTCGATAACCGCCAGGGCGGGTTCCGTGTTGCGTTCGACAAGAGCCTCCATGGCGCTTCGTAAAGCCTCCTCGACCAAGGTGGCCATCTCAAGGAGGGTCATTTGAAGTTCTTTCAATTCACGGTTCAATTCCGTGGACATCTGGACTCCTTATCCAAAACGACCGGTGATGTAGTTTTCCGTTTGCTCTTTCTTCGGTCGCGTAAAAAGAATGTCGGTTCTGTCCACTTCCACCAATTCACCGAGGAAAAAAAACGCCGTATAGTCGGACACTCTGGCGGCTTGCTGCATATTATGGGTCACGATCACTATACAATATTTTTCTTTCAAACGCTCTATAAGTTCCTCGATCTTTTGCGTGGCAACCGGATCCAGGGCCGAAGCGGGTTCATCCATCAGGACCACCTCCGGTTCCACGGCCAGGGCGCGCGCAATGCAGAGCCTCTGTTGCTGTCCACCGGAAAGGCCCATGGCCGAAGAATGAAGGCGATCTTTCACTTCATCGAAAAGGGCCGCGTCCTGGAGGCTCGTCTCCACTTTTTCGATAATGGCGCGTTTGCTCTTTACGCCATTGACCCTGAGGCCATACGCCACATTTTCGAAAATGCTTTTGGGGAAGGGGTTCGGCTTCTGAAATACCATTCCCACCTTGCGACGCACCTCCACCACGTCCACGTCCGAGTCATAGATATTCCGCCCGTCCAGAATGACCTCTCCTTCCGCATGGGCGCCTACGATGGTTTCGTTCATTCTGTTCAGACATCGCAGAAAGGTGCTTTTGCCGCATCCTGAGGGTCCGATCAGGGCAGTCACTTTACGATCGTACATGAGCAAGGATATACTCTTAAGGGCCTGGAAATCCCCATAATAGAAGTCCAGGTTCCGGGCGGATATCTTAGACGACGTGATCCCCATGCAACTATTCCGATTTCATTAGACAGAGGTGGTCTCAGTTGTGGCAGCGATCGTATCTTCGGAGGGCGCCGCTTTTCTCGGTTTCGGGAGCGCGACATGGAAGGTCGATCCTTTGCCGACCCGGCTTTCGGCCCACACACGTCCCCCGTTGGCAATGACCAAGTTCTTGACGATGGCAAGGCCCAGGCCGGTTCCACCCAAGTCGCGCGAACGTTCCTTGTCCACCCGATAGAACCGCTCAAACACGCGGTCTAGATCTTTCTTGGGGATTCCGATACCCGTGTCTTCAATCGTTACGTCAACCCACTCCTGATCCGTGGAAGCACCGACTCTAATCTTTCCACCCAAGGGCGTATATTTAATCGCATTATCGACCAGATTCTCAAAAATTCGATTTAGCGACCCATAGTCTCCGAACACGGACAATTCTCCGATCCCTTCATCAAACGTCATACTCAGCTCTTTGGAATCCAGCGCTTTCGCATAGGTCTGCTTAAGTCCTTTAAATAGCGACTCCATGTTCAGGGCCGTCATGTGCAATTCCACTTTGTGGGAATCAATGGCGGAGAGTTTCAGAAGGTCCGCGACCAGGCTGGACAGACGATCGGCGTGTTTGACGATGACTTGAAGGAAACGCCGTTTTGCCTCCCAGTCTTCGGGCGGCAATTCCAGCAGCGTCTCGGAGTATCCTTTGATGGTCGTGAGAGGCGTGCGAATCTCATGGGAGACATTGGCCAGGAAGTCTTTGCGCATCTGTTCCAGTTTCTTGATTCTGGTGATGTCGTGAAGCACCGCAATGCAGCCCTTTGCCTGGCCTTCTATGCGCAACGGCACCACATTGGCCTGGAAAAACCGGCTATTCTCCAACCCCACTGCGATCTCGAGGTCAAATGTCTCCTTTCCACCTAAAGCCGAACGGATCGCTTCCGTGATAAGAGTGTTGCGAATCGCCGCCAAGGGGCCTTGGCCTTCAATGTCTTTCACCTGAGGAAAGAAGCGTTTGAATGCATCGTTGACCAGAACAATTTCGCCGCGCTCGTTCACGACCATGACGCCCTCGATCATCCCTCTGAACACGGACGTTAACTGGCTCGTCTCACCGTTCAGCTTTTCGATCGTCGTCTGCAATCGATGAGCCATCGTGTCCATGGCTTTTCCGAGTTCGCCGATCTCATCCTTCGGATATTCCAAAATCCGGAGTCTGAAATCTCCCTCGGCTATGCGCCGCACCATTTGCGTCATATTCTCGATGGGATTGGCTATGCGCCTGCCGAGCCAGAGCGTGCAAACTACGATCAATACAAAGGCGCCCGCGGCGGCGCTGTACAAACGCCACAGGATTTCCGCAATTTCTTGTCTTACCTCTATCAGGGACGCGGACAGTCTCAAAATGCCCCAATTATCCTTCGGCAAAAATACTTTTTGGGCCATGTACAGCATTTCCTTGCCCGTGGTTGCGCTGACCCGGTGGCTCTTTCCAAAACCTGTCCTTATGGCGGAGCGAACTTCCTCGCGGCCGCCATGATTGTCCATTTCAGGAATCTGCGCGGAGGGTACTTCCGAGTCGCCTATCACTGCCCCTTTGGCGTTCACAAGGGTCAACCTGAGACCAAGATCCTTACCCATTCGCTTGAGGATCGGATCTATTCCGGGCTCCGAAATCAGTTCGTAATGGAGCAAGTTACCCAGAAAATCGATCTCGTGCTGCATGCGGGTTTCCACTCGACCGATCAACTCGCGTTCCAGGAAACGCGTGGAGTATACGGTGGCGGCCCCCAAAAAACCGCCAAACAGAAAAAGATACGATAGAATGATCTTCATCCTCAAGCTAAGGGTCATTCTCCTATTCCTTATACCGGTAACCTACGCCCCAAACGGTTTCGATAGCCGAACCTTCGTCCTCCAATTTCTGTCTCAAGCGTCGGATATGGGTATCCACCGTTCGAGCGTATCCTTCGTACTGATAGC
This genomic window from Deltaproteobacteria bacterium contains:
- the phoU gene encoding phosphate signaling complex protein PhoU, whose product is MSTELNRELKELQMTLLEMATLVEEALRSAMEALVERNTEPALAVIDGDARIDELEIRIDEESLRLLALRQPLAVDLRFITSIIRINADIERVGDLAVNIAERAVELNERPPLPFQVEIEALGNVALTMLQDAINSFISKDTRLAREVCKRDDEADALATEIVHKLLDQMMKDTPAIRRAVSMIIIDRALERVADLATNICEATIMYAEGKSIKHHHFE
- a CDS encoding phosphate ABC transporter ATP-binding protein; this translates as MGITSSKISARNLDFYYGDFQALKSISLLMYDRKVTALIGPSGCGKSTFLRCLNRMNETIVGAHAEGEVILDGRNIYDSDVDVVEVRRKVGMVFQKPNPFPKSIFENVAYGLRVNGVKSKRAIIEKVETSLQDAALFDEVKDRLHSSAMGLSGGQQQRLCIARALAVEPEVVLMDEPASALDPVATQKIEELIERLKEKYCIVIVTHNMQQAARVSDYTAFFFLGELVEVDRTDILFTRPKKEQTENYITGRFG
- a CDS encoding HAMP domain-containing protein, coding for MTLSLRMKIILSYLFLFGGFLGAATVYSTRFLERELIGRVETRMQHEIDFLGNLLHYELISEPGIDPILKRMGKDLGLRLTLVNAKGAVIGDSEVPSAQIPEMDNHGGREEVRSAIRTGFGKSHRVSATTGKEMLYMAQKVFLPKDNWGILRLSASLIEVRQEIAEILWRLYSAAAGAFVLIVVCTLWLGRRIANPIENMTQMVRRIAEGDFRLRILEYPKDEIGELGKAMDTMAHRLQTTIEKLNGETSQLTSVFRGMIEGVMVVNERGEIVLVNDAFKRFFPQVKDIEGQGPLAAIRNTLITEAIRSALGGKETFDLEIAVGLENSRFFQANVVPLRIEGQAKGCIAVLHDITRIKKLEQMRKDFLANVSHEIRTPLTTIKGYSETLLELPPEDWEAKRRFLQVIVKHADRLSSLVADLLKLSAIDSHKVELHMTALNMESLFKGLKQTYAKALDSKELSMTFDEGIGELSVFGDYGSLNRIFENLVDNAIKYTPLGGKIRVGASTDQEWVDVTIEDTGIGIPKKDLDRVFERFYRVDKERSRDLGGTGLGLAIVKNLVIANGGRVWAESRVGKGSTFHVALPKPRKAAPSEDTIAATTETTSV